One genomic segment of Acinetobacter sp. C26M includes these proteins:
- a CDS encoding LysR family transcriptional regulator, producing MKVDWDHLQFFLVLARTKTLTNAARIIGVEHSTVARRIQALEQTLGITLFKREASGYELTMEGLALVPRVEQMEYAFLQIEKPHQPLQGRVRIGTPEGFGTAFLARLLAEFSIQYPSLTIDLIPVPKMIKLSHREADIVVSIERPTSGPYIITRLSDYCLKIYGSKKYLSLNPPIRDLQDLTSHRFVNYIDDLVYSPELYCLERLPLKLNANFRSSSILAQQIAVSSGAGLAILPKFLADDKPELETVLEQQVRYTHTFWMLTFVDLQHEPRIKLVWDYLRKQADQYQHLLVD from the coding sequence ATGAAAGTGGATTGGGATCATCTACAGTTTTTTTTAGTGTTGGCACGTACCAAAACTCTAACCAATGCCGCCCGTATTATTGGGGTTGAGCATAGTACTGTTGCGCGACGGATTCAGGCTTTAGAACAAACTTTAGGCATTACCTTGTTTAAACGCGAAGCCTCTGGCTATGAGCTGACTATGGAGGGTTTAGCACTGGTGCCGCGGGTTGAGCAAATGGAATACGCTTTCCTGCAAATTGAAAAACCGCATCAACCGTTGCAGGGTCGTGTGCGAATTGGCACACCTGAAGGTTTTGGTACCGCATTTTTGGCGCGCTTGTTAGCAGAGTTTTCCATACAGTATCCCTCGCTCACGATTGACCTGATTCCAGTGCCGAAAATGATCAAACTGTCGCATCGTGAAGCAGATATTGTGGTCTCGATTGAACGACCCACCTCTGGTCCCTATATCATTACGCGACTCTCGGATTATTGTTTAAAAATTTATGGCAGTAAAAAGTATCTGTCACTCAACCCACCCATCCGTGATTTACAGGATTTAACTTCGCATCGCTTTGTGAATTATATAGATGATCTGGTCTATAGCCCTGAGTTGTACTGCTTGGAACGCTTACCTTTAAAACTCAACGCTAATTTCCGTAGCAGTAGTATTTTGGCACAGCAAATTGCTGTTAGTTCTGGCGCAGGACTCGCCATCTTGCCCAAGTTTTTAGCCGATGATAAACCTGAACTTGAAACAGTATTAGAACAACAAGTGCGTTACACCCATACCTTTTGGATGCTGACTTTTGTCGATTTACAACATGAACCCCGTATTAAACTGGTCTGGGATTATCTACGCAAACAGGCTGATCAATACCAGCACTTATTGGTGGATTAA
- a CDS encoding amino acid permease, which produces MTVTQHQSEGEQSPQDLQRKLSNRHLQLIAIGGAIGTGLFMGSGKTISLAGPSILFIYMIIGGMFFFLMRALGELLLANLHYKSFVDMAHDLIGPWAGYYMGWTYWLGWVLVGIADLAAVINYLTFWLPEGTMFTPIGQAAISAGCVLFVLFLNLLTVRLFGEIEFWFALIKILAIIGLIGVGGYMIFSHFHAPHGTVASLSNVWSHGGMFPKGLDGFLAGFQIAVFAFVGVELIGTTAAETKDPHKNLPKAINAIPIRIILFYVLALLVVMSVTPWNIIRADKSPFVELFLNAGIVTSAIIMNLVVLSSVMSSMNSGVFSTSRMLFGLSKDGQAPNAFGRLSKSAVPANGLIFSCVFIMGGAVLQYFVPNTLEAFTLASSLCVILFISVWSLIMVCYLRYRKLRPELHAQSKFKMPGGVFMSYMVIAFLLFALVILALEPDTLKALYVSPLWVVILAVTYQLMYKPRMKKLGRELA; this is translated from the coding sequence ATGACGGTTACACAGCATCAGTCAGAAGGCGAGCAATCGCCCCAAGACTTACAAAGAAAACTTTCAAATCGCCATTTGCAATTGATTGCAATCGGCGGTGCCATTGGTACAGGGCTCTTTATGGGCTCAGGCAAAACCATTTCTTTGGCAGGCCCATCGATTCTGTTTATTTACATGATTATTGGTGGGATGTTCTTCTTCTTAATGCGAGCACTCGGTGAATTGCTGCTTGCCAACTTGCACTACAAATCTTTTGTTGATATGGCGCATGACCTGATTGGGCCATGGGCTGGCTACTACATGGGCTGGACCTATTGGTTAGGTTGGGTACTGGTCGGTATTGCCGACTTGGCGGCCGTGATCAATTATCTCACCTTTTGGTTACCCGAAGGCACCATGTTTACTCCAATTGGACAGGCTGCCATTAGTGCAGGCTGTGTGCTATTTGTGTTGTTCTTAAACCTGCTCACTGTGCGCCTATTTGGTGAAATTGAGTTCTGGTTTGCCCTGATCAAGATTTTGGCGATTATTGGCTTGATTGGTGTCGGTGGCTATATGATCTTTAGCCATTTCCATGCACCTCATGGCACTGTCGCTTCACTTAGCAATGTCTGGTCGCATGGTGGTATGTTTCCAAAAGGTCTGGATGGTTTCTTGGCTGGTTTTCAGATCGCGGTATTTGCCTTTGTCGGGGTAGAATTGATTGGAACCACCGCTGCTGAAACCAAAGACCCGCATAAGAATTTGCCAAAGGCCATTAATGCGATTCCGATTCGCATTATCTTGTTCTATGTGTTGGCATTATTGGTGGTGATGTCAGTCACACCGTGGAATATTATCCGTGCAGACAAGAGCCCATTTGTCGAATTGTTCTTAAATGCTGGGATTGTGACATCGGCCATCATCATGAATTTGGTGGTACTGTCTTCAGTGATGTCTTCGATGAATAGTGGCGTATTCTCCACCAGTCGGATGCTGTTTGGTTTATCTAAAGATGGTCAGGCACCCAATGCCTTTGGCCGTTTATCCAAAAGTGCCGTGCCTGCCAATGGTTTGATTTTCTCTTGCGTATTCATCATGGGTGGTGCGGTACTACAATACTTTGTACCGAATACCCTTGAAGCTTTCACGCTGGCGAGTTCACTGTGTGTGATTTTATTCATCAGTGTCTGGAGTCTGATTATGGTCTGCTATCTGCGCTACCGTAAGCTACGTCCAGAACTGCATGCACAATCGAAGTTTAAAATGCCGGGTGGTGTATTCATGTCTTATATGGTGATTGCCTTCTTGTTATTTGCTTTGGTGATTTTGGCACTTGAACCAGATACCTTAAAAGCACTTTATGTTAGTCCATTGTGGGTAGTCATTTTGGCCGTGACTTATCAGCTGATGTATAAACCACGTATGAAAAAACTGGGTCGCGAATTGGCATAA
- a CDS encoding RidA family protein, whose product MSHSDIQKLNTNEVMSAVTVFNKVVYLSGQVPKNADLDIEGQTSEVLATIEQLLASAGTDKSRLLSAQLFLKDLSDFPVVNTIWIDWLKGHVAPSRATIQADLVNPKWLIEIAIVAAQK is encoded by the coding sequence ATGTCACATTCAGATATTCAAAAGCTCAATACCAATGAAGTGATGAGTGCAGTCACAGTATTCAATAAGGTGGTGTATTTATCAGGTCAGGTACCTAAAAATGCCGACTTAGATATTGAAGGACAAACCAGTGAAGTACTTGCAACCATTGAACAACTTTTGGCTTCAGCAGGGACGGATAAATCTCGTCTACTCTCAGCGCAACTGTTTTTAAAAGATCTTTCAGATTTTCCTGTGGTCAACACGATCTGGATTGATTGGTTGAAAGGTCATGTTGCACCTTCACGTGCCACCATTCAGGCCGATTTGGTCAATCCAAAATGGTTGATCGAAATTGCAATTGTTGCAGCACAAAAATAA
- the alr gene encoding alanine racemase codes for MPRPITAVIHTQALRQNLAVVRQSVPDSKVFAVVKANAYGHGIERVYESFKSADGFALLDIDEAKRLRALGWTGPILLLEGIFSPQDLFDCAQYQLSFTVHSEQQVEWLQQHIYPAQFDIFLKMNSGMNRLGFKPEQYRKNWQHLNRFPNVASITHMMHFSDADGDRFGQTGIDYQLKQFEATIQGLPGERSVSNSAAILRYQTQLQSDYVRGGIMLYGSSPDYPKHTIQDWGLAPSMSLRSEIIAVQELNANESVGYGSSYVAEQPIRIGIVACGYADGYQRISATGTPVLVNGIRTQTIGRVSMDMLAVDLSSISDAHVGSEVVLWGQSSSGTVLPIDDVAATSGTIGYELMCGVTARVSFITQE; via the coding sequence ATGCCTCGTCCAATTACTGCGGTCATCCATACCCAAGCCTTACGCCAAAATCTAGCGGTGGTCAGGCAGTCGGTACCCGACAGCAAAGTGTTTGCTGTGGTCAAAGCCAATGCTTATGGGCATGGGATTGAACGTGTTTATGAATCTTTTAAAAGCGCAGATGGCTTTGCCTTACTCGATATCGATGAGGCAAAACGCTTACGTGCTTTAGGTTGGACAGGCCCGATTTTATTGCTGGAAGGCATTTTCTCCCCACAAGACTTATTTGATTGTGCGCAGTACCAATTAAGCTTTACGGTACATAGTGAACAACAAGTGGAATGGCTACAGCAACATATCTATCCAGCTCAATTTGATATTTTCTTAAAAATGAACAGTGGTATGAACCGACTTGGTTTCAAACCAGAACAGTATCGTAAAAACTGGCAACATTTAAATCGTTTTCCTAACGTGGCCAGTATCACCCATATGATGCATTTCTCCGATGCTGATGGTGACCGTTTTGGGCAAACTGGTATTGATTATCAACTCAAGCAATTCGAAGCTACGATCCAAGGTCTACCTGGGGAAAGGTCTGTCAGTAATAGTGCTGCAATCTTAAGATATCAAACCCAATTGCAATCAGATTATGTCCGTGGTGGCATCATGCTGTACGGCAGTTCTCCCGATTATCCTAAACACACGATTCAGGATTGGGGTCTTGCACCGAGCATGAGCCTGCGCAGTGAAATTATTGCCGTGCAAGAACTCAATGCCAATGAAAGTGTTGGCTACGGCTCTAGCTATGTGGCCGAGCAACCGATCCGTATTGGTATCGTGGCGTGTGGCTATGCCGATGGTTATCAACGGATTTCAGCCACTGGTACGCCAGTTTTGGTCAATGGAATTCGGACCCAAACCATTGGGCGGGTCAGCATGGACATGCTGGCTGTGGATCTCAGTTCGATCAGCGATGCCCATGTTGGCAGTGAAGTGGTGTTATGGGGCCAGTCTAGTTCAGGAACAGTTTTACCCATTGACGACGTCGCAGCAACTTCAGGCACCATCGGTTATGAACTGATGTGTGGCGTGACTGCGCGCGTTTCATTTATAACTCAGGAATAA
- a CDS encoding D-amino acid dehydrogenase has product MRVIVLGSGVIGVASAYYLAQQGAQVTVLDRQSGPAKETSFGNAGQISPGYSTPWAAPGIPFKAVKWMFQHHAPLAINIDGSMWQLQWMAQMLKNCNPQSYAVNKERMMRVAEYSRDCLRDLRAQTGINYENRAKGTLQVFRNEAQLEAVQRDIQVLKECGVDFDLLNAQELGTVEPALAHTDKLVGGLHLPNDETGDCYLFTNALAKLAQDLGVEFKFDQNVEKLIVEGDEIKGVMVDGAILTADRFVLAFGSYSRDFLRPLELNLPVYPVKGYSLTIPIVEPKFAPQSTVLDETYKVALTRFDQRIRVGGMAELSGFNLGLKEDRRATLEMVTQDLFPGGDLAQASFWTGLRPMTPDSTPIIGATQYKNLFLNTGHGTLGWTMACGSGKLISDLVMNHRPDISTDGLSIQRYSHAA; this is encoded by the coding sequence ATGCGCGTAATCGTTTTAGGAAGTGGCGTCATTGGTGTGGCAAGTGCCTATTATCTTGCACAACAAGGTGCGCAAGTGACGGTACTTGACCGTCAGTCAGGACCTGCAAAAGAAACCAGTTTTGGTAACGCAGGCCAAATCTCCCCAGGATATTCAACGCCGTGGGCAGCGCCTGGTATTCCTTTCAAAGCCGTAAAATGGATGTTCCAGCATCACGCGCCATTAGCCATCAATATTGATGGCAGTATGTGGCAGTTGCAGTGGATGGCTCAGATGCTGAAAAACTGTAATCCACAAAGCTATGCGGTGAATAAAGAACGCATGATGCGTGTTGCAGAATACAGCCGTGACTGCTTACGCGATCTCAGAGCACAAACAGGGATCAATTACGAAAACCGCGCGAAAGGAACCTTACAGGTGTTCCGTAACGAGGCACAACTTGAAGCTGTGCAGCGTGATATTCAGGTACTCAAAGAATGTGGTGTGGACTTTGATTTATTGAACGCTCAAGAGTTGGGTACTGTAGAACCTGCCTTAGCGCATACTGATAAATTGGTGGGTGGTTTACATCTGCCGAATGATGAAACGGGTGATTGTTATCTGTTTACCAATGCCTTGGCAAAATTAGCACAAGACTTGGGCGTGGAATTTAAATTCGATCAAAACGTTGAAAAATTGATTGTTGAAGGCGATGAAATCAAAGGCGTCATGGTCGATGGTGCGATTTTAACAGCCGACCGTTTTGTGCTGGCTTTTGGCAGCTATTCACGTGATTTCCTCAGACCACTGGAATTAAATTTGCCTGTATATCCAGTGAAAGGCTATTCACTCACGATCCCAATTGTGGAACCAAAATTCGCTCCGCAATCAACGGTATTGGATGAAACTTATAAAGTTGCTTTGACACGTTTTGATCAGCGTATCCGTGTTGGTGGTATGGCTGAGCTCAGTGGTTTCAATCTTGGTCTAAAAGAAGATCGTCGTGCAACCTTGGAAATGGTGACACAAGATCTATTCCCAGGTGGTGATCTTGCTCAAGCATCGTTCTGGACAGGTTTACGTCCGATGACACCTGACAGCACACCGATTATCGGTGCAACGCAATATAAGAATCTGTTCCTAAATACAGGTCATGGCACTTTAGGTTGGACCATGGCTTGTGGTTCTGGAAAATTGATCAGTGATCTGGTCATGAATCATCGTCCAGACATCAGCACTGATGGCTTGTCGATTCAACGTTATTCACACGCAGCATAA